The following coding sequences are from one Bacillus carboniphilus window:
- a CDS encoding BsuPI-related putative proteinase inhibitor, protein MKKLGLVSLTAMALIIPSTSGFAAVDANCGEGNGEVTCLQVPVKDLATEEKAYQFLQEHYIFYGYADGEAHLDRLTNRAQVAVTLQRMFSLQAPTKLADGPNPNPYKDLAYHWAADDIHAVHEAGWMKYDGEEFKPNQTITLQELAEILVRVAELNTGEYASIWLPADSEYQDDLAAALTEKLIRGSDDYKAEATRGDLAFALNQLYHYMLEKEPSSVMSALVPSLKVEQTDDNWSWTFDIKNQSEDVQTVAFSSGLNFDYILYKDGKKVEQYSDGKFFIMIYKEQEVGKGEGLNYKGVFSDLEPGEYTLETWLVAKGWPQVRDKVSFIVEE, encoded by the coding sequence ATGAAGAAATTAGGATTAGTAAGCCTTACAGCAATGGCATTGATCATCCCTTCTACCTCTGGCTTTGCTGCTGTCGATGCCAATTGTGGCGAAGGAAATGGTGAAGTAACGTGCCTGCAAGTACCTGTTAAAGACCTTGCTACAGAAGAAAAAGCTTATCAATTTTTACAGGAGCATTATATCTTCTATGGATATGCTGATGGAGAAGCACATTTAGATCGGCTCACTAATCGTGCACAGGTAGCTGTCACTCTGCAACGGATGTTCAGCCTTCAAGCACCAACTAAATTAGCTGATGGCCCTAACCCAAATCCATATAAGGATCTGGCTTATCACTGGGCAGCCGACGATATCCATGCTGTTCACGAAGCAGGCTGGATGAAATATGATGGCGAAGAATTTAAACCGAACCAAACCATTACTCTCCAAGAATTAGCCGAAATCCTTGTAAGAGTAGCAGAACTTAATACCGGTGAATATGCTTCCATATGGCTACCGGCCGATTCCGAGTATCAAGATGATCTTGCTGCTGCTTTAACGGAAAAATTAATTAGAGGATCAGACGACTATAAAGCGGAAGCCACTCGTGGTGACTTAGCGTTTGCGCTGAACCAACTGTACCACTATATGTTAGAAAAGGAGCCTAGTTCTGTTATGAGCGCATTAGTTCCTTCATTAAAAGTTGAACAAACCGATGACAACTGGTCTTGGACATTTGATATTAAAAACCAATCTGAAGACGTCCAAACTGTAGCTTTTTCATCCGGACTCAATTTTGACTACATTCTTTACAAGGATGGGAAAAAAGTTGAACAATATTCTGATGGAAAATTCTTTATTATGATTTATAAAGAACAAGAGGTAGGAAAAGGAGAAGGACTGAACTACAAAGGGGTCTTCTCTGATCTAGAACCTGGGGAGTACACACTTGAAACCTGGTTAGTAGCCAAAGGTTGGCCTCAGGTTAGAGATAAAGTGTCATTTATAGTAGAAGAATAG
- a CDS encoding CBS domain-containing protein, producing MRVRDVMSTNVQSCSNQDNLETVAQKMQSLNVGSLPVVENGQVVGMVTDRDLAIRGIAGHQNSISQVASHNVVTCSPDASLEEAAALMSQNQVRRLPVVENGQLVGIVALGDLAVREQSNESAGGALTNISKPDQLQ from the coding sequence ATGCGTGTACGTGACGTCATGTCTACAAATGTTCAAAGTTGCTCAAACCAAGATAACTTAGAAACTGTTGCACAAAAAATGCAATCGTTAAATGTAGGTTCCCTTCCAGTTGTGGAAAATGGCCAAGTAGTTGGGATGGTAACAGACCGTGACCTAGCTATCCGTGGTATCGCTGGCCACCAAAATAGCATCTCTCAAGTTGCGTCTCATAATGTTGTAACATGTAGCCCTGATGCATCCCTTGAGGAAGCGGCAGCTCTAATGTCTCAAAATCAAGTTCGCCGCCTACCAGTAGTAGAAAACGGTCAACTTGTTGGGATTGTAGCACTTGGTGACTTAGCTGTTCGTGAGCAATCAAACGAAAGTGCTGGTGGAGCGCTGACGAATATATCGAAGCCAGATCAATTACAGTAA
- the spoIIID gene encoding sporulation transcriptional regulator SpoIIID: MHDYIKERTIKIGKYIVETRKTVRVIAKEFGVSKSTVHKDLTERLPEINPDLANEVKEILDYHKSIRHLRGGEATKLKYKKEEPV, translated from the coding sequence GTGCACGATTACATCAAAGAAAGAACAATCAAGATAGGTAAGTATATCGTGGAGACGAGGAAAACAGTTCGCGTCATCGCGAAAGAGTTTGGCGTATCCAAAAGTACCGTTCATAAGGATTTAACGGAAAGGCTTCCAGAGATCAATCCAGACCTAGCCAACGAAGTAAAGGAAATTTTGGACTATCATAAATCAATCCGCCATCTGCGCGGAGGGGAAGCAACCAAACTCAAGTACAAAAAAGAAGAGCCAGTCTAA